In Pseudomonas fluorescens, a genomic segment contains:
- a CDS encoding ABC transporter permease subunit, whose product MQDAGKPLMISLEEQNQVAMRVSDKGQALFFDVATGAELKRFDLPLPAGASVASIGEDQPGSPLVILGFSNGQSLVFRHTYKVSYPDGKKTITPAIEYPYGETPIVLDDAGRPLEHVALNATDSLLVVAGSAGSHLNVLTLSREENMMTGDVTSEQKRIELPQMTEPVKAIFIDPRQQWLYVINGRALADVFSLRDKSLNGRYKLLEDANAEITASTQLVGGISLIIGNSKGGLAQWFMARDPDGEQRLKQIRTFQMGTAPIVEITAEERRKGFTALDASGKFGVFHSTAHRTLLVDPVVDGQGVFGLSPRANRVIVEAGGKLQPLLLDNPHPEVSWSALWSKVWYENYDEPKYVWQSTAANTDFEPKMSLAPLTFGTLKAAFYAMLLAAPLAIAAAIYTAYFMAPSLRRKVKPVIELMEAMPTVILGFFAGLFLAPYVEGHLPGIFSLLMLVPIGILVAGFIFSRLPESIRLRVPDGWESAILIPVILLVGWLSLYMSPYLETWFFGGDMRMWISHDLGITYDQRNALVVGLAMGFAVIPNIYSIAEDAVFSVPRGLTLGSLALGATPWQTMTRVVILTASPGIFSALMIGMGRAVGETMIVLMATGNTPVMEMNLFEGLRTLAANVAVEMPESEVGGSHYRVLFLSALVLLLFTFIMNTLAELIRQRLRKKYSSL is encoded by the coding sequence ATCCAGGACGCCGGCAAGCCGTTGATGATTTCCCTGGAGGAACAGAACCAGGTGGCCATGCGGGTTTCCGACAAGGGCCAGGCGCTGTTCTTTGATGTCGCCACCGGTGCCGAACTCAAGCGTTTCGATCTGCCGCTGCCGGCGGGTGCGAGCGTAGCGTCCATCGGTGAAGACCAGCCGGGCAGCCCGCTGGTGATCCTCGGCTTTTCCAATGGCCAGTCCCTGGTGTTCCGCCACACCTATAAGGTGTCGTACCCGGACGGCAAGAAAACCATCACGCCTGCGATTGAATACCCCTACGGTGAAACGCCCATCGTGCTCGACGATGCCGGCCGCCCGTTGGAGCACGTCGCCCTCAACGCCACCGACTCGTTGCTGGTGGTTGCCGGCTCGGCGGGTTCGCACTTGAACGTGCTGACCCTGAGCCGTGAAGAAAACATGATGACCGGCGACGTCACCAGCGAGCAGAAGCGTATCGAGCTGCCGCAGATGACTGAGCCGGTGAAGGCGATCTTCATCGACCCGCGCCAGCAGTGGCTGTATGTGATTAACGGTCGCGCCCTGGCCGATGTGTTCAGCCTGCGCGACAAGAGCCTCAATGGTCGCTACAAGTTGCTGGAAGACGCCAACGCTGAAATCACCGCCAGCACTCAACTGGTGGGCGGTATCTCGCTGATTATCGGCAACTCCAAGGGTGGCCTGGCCCAGTGGTTCATGGCCCGCGACCCGGATGGCGAGCAGCGCCTGAAGCAGATCCGCACCTTCCAGATGGGCACCGCGCCCATCGTGGAAATCACCGCCGAAGAGCGTCGCAAAGGCTTCACCGCCCTCGATGCTTCCGGCAAGTTCGGCGTGTTCCACAGCACCGCCCACCGCACCCTGCTGGTGGATCCGGTGGTCGACGGCCAGGGCGTGTTCGGCCTGTCGCCTCGCGCCAACCGTGTGATCGTCGAAGCCGGCGGCAAGCTGCAACCGCTGCTGCTGGACAACCCGCACCCGGAAGTGTCCTGGAGCGCGTTGTGGAGCAAGGTCTGGTACGAAAACTACGACGAGCCTAAATACGTCTGGCAATCGACCGCCGCCAACACTGATTTCGAACCCAAGATGAGCCTGGCCCCGCTGACCTTCGGTACCTTGAAGGCCGCGTTCTACGCCATGCTGCTGGCCGCGCCACTGGCCATTGCCGCCGCGATCTATACCGCTTACTTCATGGCCCCGAGCCTGCGCCGCAAGGTCAAGCCGGTGATCGAACTGATGGAAGCGATGCCGACGGTGATCCTTGGCTTCTTCGCCGGCCTGTTCCTGGCGCCGTATGTCGAAGGGCATCTACCGGGGATTTTCAGTCTGCTGATGCTGGTGCCGATTGGCATCCTGGTGGCCGGTTTTATCTTCAGCCGCCTGCCTGAGTCTATCCGCCTGCGGGTACCCGATGGCTGGGAAAGCGCGATCCTGATCCCGGTGATCCTGTTGGTGGGCTGGCTCTCGCTGTACATGAGCCCGTACCTGGAAACCTGGTTCTTCGGCGGCGACATGCGCATGTGGATCTCCCATGACCTCGGCATCACCTACGACCAGCGCAACGCCCTGGTGGTTGGCCTGGCCATGGGGTTTGCAGTGATCCCGAACATCTACTCCATCGCCGAAGACGCCGTGTTCAGCGTGCCGCGCGGCCTGACCCTGGGCTCCCTGGCCCTGGGCGCCACGCCGTGGCAGACCATGACCCGCGTCGTCATCCTGACCGCCAGCCCGGGGATTTTCTCGGCGCTGATGATCGGCATGGGCCGCGCCGTGGGCGAGACCATGATCGTGCTGATGGCCACCGGTAATACGCCGGTGATGGAGATGAACCTGTTCGAAGGCCTGCGCACCCTGGCGGCCAACGTCGCCGTGGAGATGCCCGAGTCGGAAGTGGGCGGCAGTCACTACCGCGTGCTGTTCCTCTCGGCACTGGTGCTGCTGCTGTTCACCTTCATCATGAACACCCTCGCCGAGCTGATCCGTCAGCGTCTGCGCAAGAAATACTCGTCGCTTTAA
- a CDS encoding acyl-CoA thioesterase produces MIELEQEDPIPQGDLALQITALPRETNGFGDIFGGWLVSQMDLAGTAMASKVAGGRVATVAIDRMAFLVPVAVGAQLSFYTQALEIGRSSIQMMVEVWSDDPLSSEWRKVTEAVFVFVAIDGSGRTRSVPSRAR; encoded by the coding sequence ATGATCGAACTCGAACAAGAAGATCCTATCCCGCAAGGCGATCTCGCCCTGCAAATCACCGCGCTTCCGCGTGAAACCAACGGTTTCGGCGATATCTTCGGCGGCTGGCTGGTCTCGCAAATGGACCTGGCCGGCACCGCGATGGCAAGTAAAGTCGCCGGCGGTCGTGTCGCCACCGTGGCCATTGATCGCATGGCGTTCCTGGTGCCGGTCGCCGTGGGCGCGCAATTGTCCTTCTATACCCAGGCCCTGGAAATCGGCCGCAGCTCGATCCAGATGATGGTCGAAGTGTGGAGCGATGACCCGCTGTCCAGCGAATGGCGCAAGGTGACCGAGGCGGTATTCGTGTTCGTTGCCATCGATGGCAGTGGCCGCACACGTTCGGTGCCGTCGCGCGCGCGTTAA
- a CDS encoding DUF3299 domain-containing protein produces the protein MRRFLLTLLLLGSGLAHAGELPETDWLDLMPLSDQKALEAMPEIDHNSPEAQGTFTDKGGLKQSKGLPAVMYSTKTVAAMNGKNIRIGGYPVPLETDAKGRSTLFFLVPYPGACIHVPPPPPNQLVLVRYPKGLKLDDIYTPLWVTGTLKVEKVNNDLADAAYALDAGKVRVVKESDL, from the coding sequence ATGCGCCGTTTTCTGTTGACTCTTCTCTTGCTGGGCTCTGGCCTGGCACACGCCGGCGAACTGCCGGAAACCGACTGGCTCGACCTGATGCCGCTGTCGGACCAGAAGGCCCTCGAGGCCATGCCCGAGATCGACCACAACTCCCCCGAAGCCCAAGGCACCTTCACCGATAAAGGTGGCTTGAAGCAGAGCAAAGGCTTGCCGGCGGTGATGTATTCCACCAAGACCGTGGCCGCCATGAACGGCAAGAACATCCGCATCGGCGGCTACCCGGTCCCGTTGGAAACCGATGCCAAGGGCCGCAGTACGCTGTTCTTCCTGGTGCCCTACCCAGGCGCGTGTATCCACGTGCCGCCACCGCCACCTAACCAGTTGGTGCTGGTGCGCTATCCCAAGGGCTTGAAGTTGGATGATATCTACACGCCGCTGTGGGTCACGGGCACGTTGAAGGTGGAGAAGGTGAATAACGACCTGGCGGATGCGGCGTATGCGCTGGATGCGGGCAAGGTGCGGGTGGTGAAGGAGTCGGATCTCTAA
- a CDS encoding GlsB/YeaQ/YmgE family stress response membrane protein produces the protein MGIIGTIFIGLIVGLLARFLKPGDDSMGWIMTILLGIAGSLAATYGGQALGIYQAGQGAGFIGALVGAIILLVIYGLIKKN, from the coding sequence ATGGGTATCATCGGAACCATCTTTATCGGCTTGATCGTCGGCCTGCTGGCGCGTTTCCTCAAGCCCGGCGACGACAGCATGGGTTGGATCATGACCATCCTGTTGGGTATCGCCGGTTCCCTGGCCGCGACCTACGGTGGTCAGGCACTGGGTATCTACCAGGCGGGCCAAGGTGCGGGCTTTATCGGCGCACTCGTCGGCGCAATCATCCTGCTGGTGATCTACGGCCTGATCAAAAAGAACTGA
- a CDS encoding LysR substrate-binding domain-containing protein, producing MNLESKWLEDFSALAATRSFSQAAERRFVTQPAFSRRIRSLEAALGLTLVNRSRTPVELTAAGQLFLVTARTVVEQLGEVLRHLHHLEGGQGEVMQVAAAHSLALGFFPRWIAQLRNEGLNIATRLVATNVGDAVHALREGGCDLMLAFYDPDAAMQMDAEIFPSLHLGNTEMLPVCAADAEGKPLFDLEGEGSVPLLAYSAGAFLGRSVHLLLRQRALRFTTVYETAMADSLKSMALEGLGIAWVPQLSVRAELARGELVVCGGPQWHVPLEIRLYRCALVRKANVRLLWRKLEGGAAQNT from the coding sequence ATGAACCTTGAGAGCAAATGGCTGGAAGACTTCAGCGCCTTGGCGGCGACTCGCAGCTTTTCCCAGGCGGCGGAGCGACGGTTTGTCACCCAGCCAGCGTTCAGCCGACGTATTCGCAGCCTTGAGGCCGCACTGGGCCTGACCCTGGTCAACCGCTCGCGCACGCCGGTTGAGCTGACGGCGGCCGGGCAACTGTTCCTGGTCACCGCGCGCACCGTGGTCGAACAACTCGGTGAAGTGCTGCGCCATTTGCATCACCTGGAAGGCGGGCAGGGTGAGGTCATGCAAGTGGCCGCTGCCCACTCCCTGGCATTGGGCTTCTTCCCGCGCTGGATCGCACAACTGCGCAATGAAGGTCTGAACATCGCCACGCGGCTGGTGGCCACCAACGTCGGCGACGCCGTACACGCCCTGCGCGAAGGTGGTTGCGACCTGATGCTGGCGTTCTATGACCCGGATGCGGCGATGCAGATGGACGCCGAGATCTTCCCGTCGCTGCACCTGGGCAACACCGAAATGCTCCCGGTGTGCGCGGCCGACGCCGAGGGCAAGCCGCTGTTCGACCTGGAAGGCGAGGGCAGCGTGCCGTTGCTGGCCTACAGTGCTGGCGCGTTCCTCGGCCGTTCGGTGCATTTGCTGTTACGTCAACGCGCCCTGCGTTTTACCACGGTTTACGAAACGGCCATGGCCGACAGCCTCAAGAGCATGGCCCTGGAAGGCCTGGGTATTGCCTGGGTGCCGCAATTGAGTGTGCGTGCCGAACTGGCGCGCGGTGAATTGGTGGTGTGCGGCGGGCCGCAATGGCATGTGCCGCTGGAAATTCGGCTGTATCGCTGTGCGTTGGTGCGTAAGGCGAATGTGCGGTTGTTGTGGCGTAAGTTGGAAGGTGGGGCGGCGCAGAACACCTGA
- a CDS encoding phosphate ABC transporter substrate-binding protein PstS: MKLKRLMAAMTFVAAGVATANAVAAGVDPAIPAYVKTTGVSGNLSSVGSDTLANLMTLWAEGYKKEYPNVNIQIQAAGSATAPPALTEGTSNLGPMSRKMKDTELAAFEQKYGYKPTAIPVAVDALAVFVHKDNPIQHLTMEQVDAIFSSTRLCGGKADVKTWGDLGVTGDLANKPVQLFGRNSVSGTYGYFKEEALCKGDYKPNVNEQPGSASVVQSISSSLNGIGYSGIGYKTASVKTVALAKKGSTDFIEDSEENALNGKYPLSRFLYVYVNKAPNKPLAPLEAEFVKLVLSKQGQEVVVKDGYIPLPAKVAAKALADLGLKEGN, translated from the coding sequence ATGAAACTGAAACGTTTGATGGCGGCAATGACTTTTGTCGCTGCTGGCGTTGCGACCGCCAACGCGGTGGCCGCTGGTGTTGACCCGGCAATTCCGGCTTATGTGAAGACCACTGGTGTGTCGGGCAACTTGTCCAGCGTCGGTTCCGATACCCTGGCCAACCTGATGACCCTGTGGGCTGAGGGTTACAAAAAGGAATACCCGAACGTCAACATCCAGATTCAAGCTGCTGGTTCTGCCACCGCGCCTCCTGCGCTGACTGAAGGCACTTCCAACCTGGGCCCGATGAGCCGCAAGATGAAGGACACCGAACTGGCGGCCTTCGAGCAGAAGTACGGCTACAAGCCAACCGCTATCCCGGTTGCCGTGGACGCCCTGGCGGTGTTCGTGCACAAGGACAACCCGATCCAGCACCTGACCATGGAGCAAGTTGACGCGATCTTCTCCTCGACTCGCCTGTGCGGTGGCAAAGCCGACGTGAAAACCTGGGGCGACCTGGGTGTGACCGGCGACCTGGCCAACAAACCAGTGCAACTGTTCGGTCGTAACTCGGTGTCCGGCACCTACGGCTACTTCAAGGAAGAAGCCCTGTGCAAAGGCGACTACAAGCCTAACGTGAACGAACAACCTGGCTCGGCTTCGGTCGTGCAGTCGATCAGCTCCTCGCTGAACGGCATCGGTTACTCGGGTATCGGCTACAAGACCGCCAGCGTGAAAACCGTGGCCCTGGCCAAGAAAGGCAGCACTGACTTCATCGAAGACAGCGAAGAAAACGCCCTGAACGGCAAATACCCGCTGTCGCGCTTCCTCTACGTGTACGTCAACAAAGCCCCGAACAAGCCTCTGGCCCCGCTGGAAGCTGAGTTCGTGAAACTGGTTCTGTCCAAACAGGGCCAGGAAGTTGTAGTGAAAGACGGCTACATCCCGCTGCCAGCCAAAGTTGCCGCCAAGGCCCTGGCTGACCTGGGTCTGAAAGAAGGCAACTGA
- a CDS encoding D-hexose-6-phosphate mutarotase produces MPTPHVETVKVDELDCWRIRHNGAQLMVAQQGAHIISYQRAGEQPLIWPNKAAVFKTGKGIRTGVPVCWPWFGVFDRNPQSVKAMRQSDTPAGAHGFVRTALWALAGTALEGTGLRVDLVLPVPTGGFPGWPHQVDLKLSLLLDDQLHIRLTSHNRGDHTVTLSQALHTYFAVSDVRNVQVEGLDGSAYIDTADGWSEKTQTGLLQFSAETDRIYLDTPAQLNIVDNDWQRRIQLTSQGSKSTVIWNPWTERAKAFDDMADDGWQGMLCIETANVLDDVVALAPGESHTLGVSITSITL; encoded by the coding sequence ATGCCTACGCCCCACGTTGAAACCGTGAAAGTCGACGAGCTGGACTGCTGGCGCATCCGCCACAACGGTGCGCAACTGATGGTGGCCCAGCAGGGCGCGCACATCATCAGTTACCAACGCGCAGGCGAGCAGCCGCTGATCTGGCCGAACAAGGCCGCCGTGTTCAAGACAGGCAAAGGCATTCGCACGGGTGTGCCGGTGTGCTGGCCGTGGTTTGGCGTGTTCGATCGCAACCCTCAAAGCGTCAAGGCGATGCGCCAGAGTGATACCCCGGCCGGCGCCCACGGTTTTGTGCGCACCGCCCTATGGGCGTTGGCCGGGACCGCACTTGAAGGCACAGGGTTGCGCGTCGACCTGGTGCTGCCAGTGCCCACAGGCGGCTTCCCCGGCTGGCCCCATCAGGTCGACCTGAAGCTGAGCCTGCTGTTGGACGACCAACTGCATATCCGTCTGACCAGCCATAACCGTGGCGACCACACTGTCACGCTCAGCCAGGCGCTGCACACCTACTTCGCCGTCAGCGACGTACGCAACGTGCAGGTCGAAGGCCTGGACGGCTCGGCGTACATCGATACCGCCGATGGCTGGAGCGAGAAGACGCAAACCGGCCTGCTGCAGTTCAGCGCCGAGACCGACCGCATCTACCTCGATACACCCGCGCAACTGAACATCGTCGATAACGACTGGCAGCGCCGCATCCAGCTCACCAGCCAAGGCTCGAAATCCACCGTGATCTGGAACCCCTGGACCGAACGCGCCAAGGCTTTCGACGACATGGCCGACGATGGCTGGCAGGGCATGCTGTGCATCGAGACGGCGAATGTGCTGGATGATGTGGTGGCGTTGGCGCCGGGTGAAAGCCACACGCTGGGCGTGAGCATCACCAGTATCACTTTGTAA
- the purE gene encoding 5-(carboxyamino)imidazole ribonucleotide mutase, whose product MSALVGVIMGSKSDWSTLSHTADMLEKLGIPYEVKVVSAHRTPDLLFQYADEAESRGIEVIIAGAGGAAHLPGMCAAKTHLPVLGVPVQSSMLSGVDSLLSIVQMPAGIPVATLAIGKAGAINAALLSASILGAKHPQFHAALKKFRAEQTDSVLDNPDPRIA is encoded by the coding sequence ATGAGTGCATTGGTTGGCGTGATCATGGGCTCCAAGTCCGATTGGTCCACCCTTAGCCACACCGCCGATATGCTGGAAAAACTCGGCATTCCGTATGAAGTGAAAGTGGTCTCTGCCCACCGCACCCCGGACTTGCTGTTCCAGTATGCCGATGAAGCAGAATCCCGTGGCATTGAGGTGATCATCGCCGGTGCCGGCGGTGCAGCGCACCTGCCAGGCATGTGTGCGGCCAAGACCCACCTGCCGGTGCTCGGCGTGCCGGTGCAGTCGTCGATGCTCTCGGGCGTGGATTCGCTGTTGTCCATCGTGCAGATGCCGGCCGGCATCCCGGTGGCGACCCTGGCAATCGGCAAGGCCGGCGCGATCAATGCCGCCTTGCTGTCTGCCAGCATCCTGGGCGCCAAGCATCCGCAGTTCCACGCTGCGCTGAAAAAATTCCGTGCTGAGCAGACAGACAGCGTGCTGGACAATCCAGACCCACGCATTGCCTGA
- the pstA gene encoding phosphate ABC transporter permease PstA, whose translation MKQNSLNGWFKSGAPGVWISGGAVSIAVIMTIGLLAVIAVRGLGHFWPADLIQANYNVPGQENHIVIGEVVQKEEVPRERLKSAGLPVPDAGPEFMTRELIKVGNRDLNGNDFTWIVGEWLKDQSTPKSLMTIERREWGNFYGTLVNVKQDGKVIAEGEAAWPELQARVDRVNKLAAQLKTLEKSDIGAINAGLERIRLHGRKLELEGKLDAAAQADMDADRAELNARYQDIEARLADLHAQFNRDALTARDANGKEVEIGIGKVVHAYQPNAMGTMTKIGFYFSKVWEFLSDDPREANTEGGIFPAIFGTVMMTLIMAMIVTPFGVLAAVYLREYAKQNTLTRIIRIAVNNLAGVPAIVYGVFGLGFFVYVLGGSVDRLFFAEALPAPTFGTPGLLWASLTLALLAVPVVIVATEEGLARIPRTVREGSLALGATKAETLWKIVLPMASPAMMTGMILAVARAAGEVAPLMLVGVVKLAPSLPLDGNYPYLHLDQKIMHLGFHIYDVGFQSPNVEAARPLVYATALLLVLVIATLNLSAVWIRNHLREKYKALDS comes from the coding sequence GTGAAACAGAACTCCCTGAATGGATGGTTCAAGAGCGGCGCTCCCGGCGTCTGGATCAGCGGTGGCGCGGTGTCCATCGCGGTCATCATGACCATTGGTTTGCTGGCGGTGATTGCCGTGCGTGGCCTGGGCCACTTCTGGCCGGCTGACCTGATCCAGGCCAACTACAACGTGCCGGGCCAGGAAAACCATATCGTCATCGGCGAAGTGGTGCAGAAAGAAGAAGTGCCGCGCGAGCGCCTGAAAAGCGCTGGCCTGCCGGTGCCCGATGCGGGCCCGGAATTCATGACCCGCGAGCTGATCAAGGTCGGCAACCGTGACCTGAACGGCAACGACTTCACCTGGATCGTCGGCGAGTGGTTGAAGGACCAGAGCACGCCGAAGAGCCTGATGACTATCGAGCGTCGCGAGTGGGGCAACTTCTACGGCACCCTGGTCAACGTCAAGCAGGATGGCAAGGTCATCGCTGAAGGCGAGGCCGCGTGGCCGGAACTGCAAGCCCGCGTCGACCGCGTGAACAAGCTGGCGGCTCAACTCAAGACCTTGGAGAAGTCCGACATCGGCGCGATCAACGCCGGCCTCGAACGTATTCGCCTGCACGGTCGCAAGCTGGAACTGGAAGGCAAGCTCGACGCCGCCGCCCAGGCCGACATGGATGCCGACCGCGCCGAACTGAACGCCCGCTACCAGGACATCGAAGCGCGCCTGGCCGACCTGCACGCCCAGTTCAACCGCGACGCCTTGACCGCCCGCGATGCGAACGGCAAGGAAGTGGAAATCGGCATCGGCAAAGTGGTACACGCCTACCAGCCGAACGCCATGGGCACGATGACCAAGATCGGCTTCTACTTCAGCAAGGTCTGGGAGTTCCTCAGCGACGACCCACGGGAAGCCAACACCGAAGGCGGGATCTTCCCGGCCATCTTCGGCACCGTGATGATGACCCTGATCATGGCGATGATCGTGACCCCGTTCGGCGTGCTGGCAGCGGTGTATCTGCGTGAATACGCCAAGCAGAACACCCTGACGCGGATTATCCGCATCGCCGTGAACAACCTGGCGGGTGTACCGGCCATCGTCTACGGCGTGTTCGGCCTGGGGTTCTTCGTGTATGTATTGGGTGGCTCGGTCGACCGTTTGTTCTTCGCCGAAGCCCTGCCGGCCCCGACCTTCGGCACCCCAGGCCTGCTCTGGGCCTCGCTGACCCTGGCGCTGCTGGCGGTGCCGGTGGTGATCGTGGCCACTGAAGAAGGCTTGGCGCGGATTCCTCGCACCGTGCGTGAGGGGTCCCTGGCACTGGGCGCGACCAAGGCGGAAACGTTGTGGAAGATCGTGCTGCCGATGGCCAGCCCGGCGATGATGACCGGCATGATCCTCGCCGTGGCGCGTGCCGCCGGTGAAGTGGCGCCGCTGATGCTGGTGGGTGTGGTCAAGCTGGCGCCGTCGCTGCCGCTGGATGGCAACTACCCGTACCTGCACCTGGACCAGAAGATCATGCACCTGGGCTTCCATATTTATGACGTCGGCTTCCAGAGCCCCAACGTCGAGGCCGCACGGCCGCTGGTGTACGCCACCGCGTTGTTGCTGGTGCTGGTGATCGCTACGTTGAACCTGTCGGCGGTGTGGATTCGCAACCACCTGCGCGAAAAATACAAAGCGTTGGATAGCTGA
- a CDS encoding MFS transporter — translation MSSVPASSAQPSRPLTRNDYKTLSLSALGGALEFYDFIIFVFFATVVGKLFFPADMPEWLRMMQTFGIFAAGYLARPLGGIIMAHFGDLLGRKKMFTLSIFMMAVPTLIMGLLPTYAQIGLWAPILLLLMRVIQGAAIGGEVPGAWVFVSEHVPPRHIGYACGTLTSGLTAGILLGSLVATAINTIYSPEQVSDYAWRIPFLLGGVFGLLSVYLRRWLHETPIFAEMQQRKTLAAELPLRAVLRDHRGAIVLSMLLTWLLSAGVVVVILMTPTVLQTIYHFTPTIALQANSLAIVTLSLGCIASGALADRFGAGRVLVAGCALLLATSWTLYHSLLDHPDWLFPLYALTGLFVGTIGVVPYVMVKAFPPVVRFSGLSFSYNVAYAVFGGLTPLAVSLLMKESPMGPAYYVAVLCVMGMVVGGYLWKRGR, via the coding sequence ATGTCCTCCGTGCCCGCAAGCAGTGCGCAACCGTCGCGCCCGCTGACCCGCAACGACTACAAAACCCTGTCGCTGTCTGCCTTGGGCGGGGCGCTGGAGTTCTACGACTTCATCATCTTCGTGTTTTTCGCCACGGTGGTCGGAAAACTGTTCTTCCCCGCCGACATGCCCGAATGGCTGCGTATGATGCAGACCTTCGGCATTTTCGCCGCCGGTTACCTGGCACGCCCATTGGGCGGCATCATCATGGCGCACTTCGGTGACCTGCTGGGCCGCAAGAAAATGTTCACCCTCAGCATCTTCATGATGGCCGTGCCGACCCTGATCATGGGCCTGCTGCCGACCTACGCGCAGATCGGCCTGTGGGCGCCGATCCTGTTGCTGCTGATGCGCGTGATCCAGGGTGCGGCCATTGGCGGCGAAGTACCGGGTGCTTGGGTGTTCGTCTCCGAACACGTTCCGCCGCGTCACATCGGCTACGCCTGCGGTACCCTGACTAGCGGCCTCACCGCCGGCATCCTGCTGGGCTCGCTGGTGGCCACCGCCATCAACACTATTTATAGCCCCGAGCAGGTCTCGGATTACGCCTGGCGGATTCCATTCTTGCTGGGCGGTGTATTTGGCCTGCTGTCGGTGTACCTGCGCCGCTGGCTGCACGAAACCCCGATCTTTGCCGAGATGCAGCAGCGCAAGACCCTGGCCGCCGAGCTGCCATTGCGCGCCGTACTGCGTGACCATCGTGGCGCCATCGTGCTGTCGATGCTGTTGACCTGGCTGTTGTCGGCCGGCGTCGTGGTGGTCATCCTGATGACTCCGACCGTGCTGCAGACCATCTACCACTTCACTCCGACCATTGCGCTGCAAGCCAACAGCCTGGCCATCGTGACCCTGAGCCTGGGCTGCATTGCCTCCGGTGCCCTGGCCGACCGTTTCGGTGCCGGGCGCGTACTGGTTGCCGGTTGCGCGCTGTTGCTGGCAACGTCGTGGACGCTTTACCACAGCTTGCTGGACCACCCCGACTGGTTGTTCCCGCTGTACGCCCTGACCGGTCTGTTCGTCGGCACCATTGGCGTGGTGCCTTACGTGATGGTCAAAGCCTTCCCGCCCGTGGTGCGCTTCAGTGGTTTGTCATTCTCCTACAACGTGGCCTACGCGGTGTTCGGTGGGCTGACGCCGTTGGCCGTGTCGTTGCTGATGAAGGAAAGCCCGATGGGCCCGGCTTACTACGTTGCCGTCCTGTGTGTGATGGGGATGGTGGTGGGTGGGTACCTGTGGAAGCGCGGGCGCTGA
- a CDS encoding 5-(carboxyamino)imidazole ribonucleotide synthase, whose amino-acid sequence MKIGVIGGGQLGRMLALAGTPLGMNFAFLDPAPDACAAALGEHLRADYSDPDHLRQLADEVDLVTFEFESVPAETVAFLSQFVPVYPSAEALRIARDRWFEKSMFKDLGIPTPAFADIQSQADLDAAVASIGLPAVLKTRTLGYDGKGQKVLRTPADVVGTFAELGSVACLLEGFVPFTGEVSLIAVRARDGETRFYPLVHNTHDSGILKLSVASTDHPLQALAEDYSSRVLKQLDYVGVMAFEFFEVDGGLKANEIAPRVHNSGHWTTEGAECSQFENHLRAIAGLPLGSTAKVGESAMLNFIGVVPSVERVVAIDDCHLHHYGKAFKAGRKVGHANLRCKDRATLQAQILKVEALIAEQ is encoded by the coding sequence ATGAAAATCGGTGTAATCGGTGGCGGCCAACTGGGCCGCATGCTGGCCTTGGCGGGAACCCCGCTGGGGATGAACTTTGCTTTCCTGGACCCGGCGCCGGACGCCTGCGCGGCGGCCCTCGGTGAACACCTGCGCGCTGACTACAGCGACCCGGATCACCTGCGCCAGCTGGCGGACGAAGTTGACCTGGTGACCTTCGAGTTCGAAAGTGTCCCGGCTGAAACCGTGGCGTTCCTGTCGCAGTTCGTGCCGGTATACCCGAGCGCCGAAGCCTTGCGTATCGCTCGCGACCGCTGGTTCGAGAAGAGCATGTTCAAGGACCTGGGCATTCCAACCCCGGCCTTCGCCGATATCCAGTCCCAGGCGGACCTGGACGCCGCCGTTGCCAGTATCGGCCTGCCGGCTGTGCTGAAAACCCGCACCCTGGGTTACGACGGTAAGGGCCAGAAAGTCCTGCGCACCCCAGCGGATGTGGTCGGCACCTTCGCCGAGCTGGGCAGCGTGGCCTGTCTGCTGGAAGGCTTCGTACCCTTCACCGGTGAAGTGTCGTTGATCGCCGTGCGCGCTCGTGATGGCGAAACCCGCTTTTACCCGCTGGTGCACAACACTCACGACAGCGGCATCCTCAAACTGTCCGTGGCCAGCACCGATCACCCGTTGCAGGCCCTGGCCGAAGACTATTCCAGCCGGGTGCTCAAGCAGCTGGATTATGTCGGTGTGATGGCGTTCGAGTTCTTTGAAGTCGACGGTGGCCTCAAGGCCAACGAAATCGCCCCGCGTGTACACAACTCCGGGCACTGGACCACCGAAGGCGCCGAGTGCAGCCAGTTTGAAAACCACCTGCGTGCTATCGCAGGCTTGCCCCTGGGTTCCACGGCCAAGGTGGGCGAGAGCGCGATGCTCAACTTTATCGGCGTCGTACCGTCGGTCGAGCGCGTCGTTGCCATCGATGACTGCCACCTGCATCACTACGGCAAGGCCTTCAAGGCCGGGCGCAAGGTCGGTCACGCCAACCTGCGCTGCAAGGATCGCGCAACGCTGCAAGCGCAGATCCTCAAGGTCGAAGCGCTGATCGCCGAGCAATAA